One window of the Cryptomeria japonica chromosome 7, Sugi_1.0, whole genome shotgun sequence genome contains the following:
- the LOC131076421 gene encoding large ribosomal subunit protein uL16, with protein MGRRPARCYRQIKNKPYPKSRYCRGVPDPKIRIYDVGMKRKGVDEFPFCVHLVSWEKENVSSEALEAARIACNKYMTKAAGKDAFHLRVRVHPFHVLRINKMLSCAGADRLQTGMRGAFGKPQGTCARVDIGQVLLSVRCKDNNGNHAQEALRRAKFKFPGRQKIIVSRKWGFTKFSRTDYLKWKEENRIVSDGVNAKLLGCHGPLTNRQSGRAFISAAVSA; from the exons ATGGGTCGAA GACCTGCAAGATGCTACCGTCAAATAAAAAATAAGCCTTATCCAAAGTCAAGGTATTGTCGAGGTGTGCCTGATCCAAAGATCAGGATATATGATGTTGGCATGAAaaggaaaggtgttgatgaatttCCCTTCTGTGTTCActtggtgagttgggagaaagaaaatGTAAGCAGTGAAGCACTTGAGGCTGCTCGTATTGCTTGCAACAAGTACATGACAAAGGCTGCTGGAAAGGACGCCTTTCATCTACGTGTCAGAGTTCACCCTTTCCATGTCCTACGTATCAACAAAATGCTTTCATGTGCTGGAGCTGATAG GCTCCAAACTGGAATGAGGGGTGCCTTTGGAAAGCCCCAAGGAACATGTGCCAGGGTAGACATTGGGCAGGTTCTTTTGTCTGTGCGCTGCAAAGACAACAATGGAAATCATGCACAGGAGGCTTTGCGCAGGGCTAAGTTTAAGTTTCCTGGGAGGCAGAAGATTATAGTCAGCAGGAAGTG GGGCTTTACCAAGTTTTCTCGAACTGACTATCTCAAGTGGAAGGAAGAGAACAGAATAGTTAGTGACGGAGTGAATGCTAAG CTATTGGGATGCCATGGACCTTTAACAAACAGACAATCTGGAAGAGCTTTTATATCTGCTGCTGTTTCTGCTTAA